Proteins co-encoded in one Pseudoliparis swirei isolate HS2019 ecotype Mariana Trench chromosome 7, NWPU_hadal_v1, whole genome shotgun sequence genomic window:
- the c7h5orf34 gene encoding uncharacterized protein C5orf34 homolog: MFNKSNPGNTCLFSVQTMETRTGVSLMILYEDESVDVRYGNGAQLQLSPCGCEFMLVKPSDPSGHPLQTSERIRQRTRFTISTYKGLMVAALAFRNKYASRPYLPEELIPVDHKKPFFSIDTDVLWPEWSSCDAEPGHGGETVIRSEGGRATLMLSPSGEEFSVEFTCSLSQIQNQHHIMQGFSKGFDSSSGIQQQQQQQGSNPISHTTNGENREVHPGSRSNESIRSRSCSPRISSTAQLKPEKMFQSTTVVQHHSCCAVAPIWCYPLSLARHLRTARFSKPEDVGEEGTSGLQKADGRIQMLDIEDRKSQLPQALPLTCPSPHWHRWKFKEPLEHSDRDLPTELVKVVWCQGVTYRMLSGEVSVIEVSPGDGSVIRSNGVLNNYFTHYKPELLSQQVKEMTYHLNNLQPDTPRQLYSVSSIVRRASRILACFNEAEHSLKLSATPSCLQEGRHISKPARIEENLFNPGAVEQNVNGTQMVESRSELVAAELEKIKRFNFLLDNNHMIRSENVCAKLEGSSAEEVTHEPVNEKCINEALQKTSKAIRDIDALISAATLT; the protein is encoded by the exons ATGTTCAACAAGTCAAACCCAGGAAATACGTGTTTATTTTCAGTTCAGACAATGGAAACCAGAACCGGCGTCAGCTTGATGATCCTGTATGAGGACGAGTCTGTTGACGTGCGTTACGGAAACGGAGCCCAGTTACAACTGTCGCCGTGTGGCTGTGAATTCATGCTGGTAAAACCCTCGGATCCCTCCGGACACCCTCTGCAGACCAGCGAGAGAATCAGACAAAGGACGAGGTTCACGATCAGCACGTATAAG GGGTTGATGGTCGCTGCATTGGCATTCAGGAATAAATACGCTAGTCGACCATACCTGCCGGAGGAGCTCATCCCAGTTGACCACAAGAAG CCTTTTTTCAGCATTGACACTGACGTGCTCTGGCCTGAGTGGTCTTCTTGTGATGCTGAGcctggacatggaggagagaCTGTCATCCGTTCGGAGGGGGGACGAGCTACGTTAATGCTCTCGCCCTCAGGTGAAGAATTCTCCGTTGAATTTACATGCAGCCTCAGTCAGATTCAAAATCAGCACCACATCATGCAGGGTTTCAGCAAAGGCTTTGACAGCAGCTCAGgcattcagcagcagcagcagcagcaaggaaGCAATCCGATCAGTCACACCACAAATGGtgagaacagagaagtacatcCAGGAAGCAGAAGTAATGAGTCTATTAGATCACGGTCTTGCTCTCCTCGGATCAGCAGCACTGCTCAGCTGAAG CCTGAGAAGATGTTCCAATCCACCACAGTGGTCCAGCATCACTCGTGCTGCGCTGTGGCCCCCATCTGGTGTTACCCTCTCTCCTTGGCTCGCCATCTCCGGACGGCTCGTTTCTCTAAACCTGAAGATGTCGGAGAAGAAGGAACCAGCGGTCTCCAAAAGGCAGACGGGAGAATACAAATGTTAGACATTGAAGATAGAAAGTCTCAACTTCCTCAGGCGCTGCCTCTCACATGTCCATCGCCTCACTGGCACAG GTGGAAGTTTAAAGAGCCACTGGAACATTCAGACCGAGATCTTCCAACAGAGTTGGTAAAAGTGGTGTGGTGTCAAGGAGTCACCTACAG GATGCTGAGTGGGGAGGTCTCAGTCATCGAGGTTTCCCCGGGAGATGGATCCGTCATCCGCTCTAACGGTGTCCTCAACAATTATTTTACCCATTACAAACCTGAGCTCTTGTCACAGCAG GTAAAAGAGATGACGTACCATCTGAACAACCTTCAACCAGACACACCCAGACAGCTGTACTCTGTGAGCTCTATCGTGAGACGTGCAAGCAG GATCCTCGCGTGCTTCAACGAGGCCGAGCATTCACTGAAGCTCTCTGCCACACCCAGCTGCCTTCAAGAG GGAAGACATATTTCTAAACCGGCAAGGATCGAAGAAAATCTGTTCAATCCTGGAGCGGTTGAGCAGAATGTGAATGGCACACAGATGGTAGAAAGTCG GTCCGAACTTGTAGCTGCAGAACTGGAGAAAATTAAACGATTCAACT TTCTGCTGGATAACAACCACATGATAAGAAGTGAGAACGTTTGTGCAAAACTGGAAGGAAGCTCTGCAGAGGAGGTGACTCATGAACCAGTGAATGAGAAGTGCATCAATGAGGCTCTTCAGAAAACATCCAAAGCCATACGTGACATTGATGCTCTCATATCTGCAGCCACGCTGACTTGA